The Neorhizobium sp. NCHU2750 genome contains the following window.
TCCCTGCCACGTAAGGGAGCAGCGGGCTCTATCGTGTCTTCAACTCCGCTCGGGTGCGAAACCGGAATACGGGCACTGCGCAAAAATAATCTAATTACGCGAAAACACGCCTTCCCAAGAAAACTGACAACGGTCAAATTGACGCAGCCGTGAAAGGCGCGCGGCGACCTTGCTACCGCCCAGTTTCCGTATCGGCTTAACGCTTCATCCGACAGGCAATAAGGAGGTAAAAGAACGAGGTTCAATACCCGTCATAAGATACTGTTAAAAAACAAATAAATACGAAACAAAAACTGAAATTCCTTCAGAAAAAAAGGCCATCGTGCTGGAATGCCCGTGCGCGGAAAGCGCTTTCACCTCTGGCCTTCGCCAACGTCCAGAACAGCTCGCCATCGGCATTCGGATTGCGTCAAATCTGCGACAAATGTCGGACCGAAAGGTGGTCTCATTAGATTTTTTTGCTACAAATGTCGCGGGTACGCTGTTTGCGACGCCGTTTTTGAAACAATCCGAAAGCGTCATCGCATCGCAAAGGGGGACGGAATACCGGGAGGACAAACACGCGACCAAAGGACCCGTTCGACGGGAAAAGGAATATTGGCTTCATCAAAGACACCGACATCGAAATCCACTCACCCACGCGACACAGTCATTGATCGCATCGGCATTCCCCGGCCGCTACTATGGGGCTTTATCGGCCTGCTGATCCTGATGATCGGCGATGGCGTCGAGCTTGGCTATCTCGCTCCCTATCTGGAGGGCAAGGGCATCGGCAGCGCCGACGTGGCGCTCCTCTTCACCGTCTATGGCGTCGCTGTCGCCATTGCCTCCTGGATGTCTGGCGCGCTCTCCAGCATCTACGGCGCCCGCAAGGTCATGTGGGCCGGGATCGCCATCTGGGCGATCTTCCAGGTCGCCTTCCTCGTCTTCGGTCTTGGGACCATGAACTATACTGTGATGATGATCACCTATGGATTGCGCGGCTTCGGCTACCCACTTTTCGCCTACAGTTTCCTCGTCTGGATTGCCGCTGCCACGCCCTCCAGGAAGCTCGGCATGGCTGTCGGCTGGTTCTGGTTTGCCTATGCGGCAGGCCTGCCGACACTTGGTTCTCTTGTGGCAAGTATCGCCATCCCGCTGATCGGCACGATGCCGACACTGTGGCTGGCGCTGGCGCTGGTCGTCATCGGCGCCGTGCTCGGCCTCATCGGTCTGACAGGCGTAAAGGGCGGCGAACGGCTGGCTCCGAAAGGCGAGAAGCCGATGGCCTCGCTGCTGTCGAGCATCACCATCATGTGGGAAGAGCCGCTATCGACCATCGGCGGGCTGGTGCGCACCGTCAACACCTCGTCTCAATACGCTTTCTTCATCGTCCTGCCGGGCTTCTTCATGGACCGTATAGGCTTCAGCCTGTCAGCATGGCTGCAGCTTCTGACGCTCATCTTCTGCGGCAATCTTATCGGCAACCTGGCCTCCGGAGCACTCGGCAACCGTATCGGCTATCGCACCACCGTCATTTGGATGGGCGCGATCGGCACGGCTGCAACGATCCTGCTGCTTTACTACGTGCCGCTGCTCTATCCCGGCAATTTCCTCGTCGCCTCTCTGGTCGGCCTGGCCTATGGCATAACGCTGGGTGGCTTCGTCCCGCTTTCGGCGCTGATGCCGACGGTAATCCCGCACAATAAGGCAGGCGCGCTTTCGGTCCTCAGCCTCGGGGCCGGCGCCTCGACATGGGTTGGCCCGGCTATCGTCGCGGTCTTCCTCGGTTCCGTCGGCCTGGAAGGCATCATGTGGATCTTTGCCGGCCTCTATGTGGCGAGCGCTATCCTCGCCATGATGATTCCCGAGGCCAACCCGCAGCAACAGCAGGGCAAGCTGGCGGTCAGCCACTGATTTGTCTGGCGGCAGCCTCCTATGGGAAGCTGCCGCGAGCTTCTTGCCGTCGGATCGCCAAGCCCATACGGAACGATCCTCCCTCTCCTCCGTTCGGAAGGTACGGCACCGCGCCGTGAAAGGGAGGAAAACATCATGCGACTATTCGAATGCGGCAGTCTCGTACCCGGCTGCCAATGGCACACACGTGCCGAAGACGATGCCGAAGTCACGCGCCGTGCCGTCGAGCATATGCGCCGCGATCACGGTGAGCAGATCATTCGCGAAAATATGGTCGAAAACATCAAGGCGCGCATCCGCAACGAGGAGAATGCTGCGGCCTGATGGCCGGCTATTCCCCGCTGCCGACCATATCGGCCAGCCGGGCGGCCAGTTCGGGCCGCTCGGGCAGGAAATTGCGACCGATCCAGAATTCTTCGAGCTGCTTGAGAATGTCGCCGACCCGTTTTCCCGCCGGCACGCCGGCCGAGATCACGTCCTGGCCAGAGAGCGGAAAGACCGGCTTCTGATATTTGTCCGCAGCCGCCAGCAATTGGAAAAGCCGCGCGCTGCGGCGCATGGCCAGCGGATCGCCCTCAGCCGCAGCCCGCGCCGAAGACAAAGCGAGCTTCAGGCGAAAGACCATCCCCTCGCGGCCATGCCGATAGAGCAACCGCGCAAACCCGACATCGGTCACCTCGTCCGGCGGCACCGGCGTTGCAGCCGATTGCGCAAGTCTCAGCGCATCGGCATTCGATAGTCTCAGTCGCTTCGACAGCGCCTCCAGTCGCTCGACATCCGGTGGCACGATGGCCGCAAGTCTCAAAAGCGGATCGGCCTTCCAGCCGAGTGCCGCCTCGGCCGCGACAAGCCCGTGAATGGCGTCGATGCCCCATTTCTCCGTTTCCGGCAGGATCGCGGCAAGCACACCCGCCTGCCGCATCCACAAAAGCGCCCGCGACGGGTCAGGCGCGGAGAAGAGCTTCTTCGTCTCCGACCAGACGCGCTCGGCCGAAAGGCTGGAAAGCCTGTCCTTGGCCCTCGCACAGGCTCTCAACCCATCCGCA
Protein-coding sequences here:
- a CDS encoding MFS transporter: MASSKTPTSKSTHPRDTVIDRIGIPRPLLWGFIGLLILMIGDGVELGYLAPYLEGKGIGSADVALLFTVYGVAVAIASWMSGALSSIYGARKVMWAGIAIWAIFQVAFLVFGLGTMNYTVMMITYGLRGFGYPLFAYSFLVWIAAATPSRKLGMAVGWFWFAYAAGLPTLGSLVASIAIPLIGTMPTLWLALALVVIGAVLGLIGLTGVKGGERLAPKGEKPMASLLSSITIMWEEPLSTIGGLVRTVNTSSQYAFFIVLPGFFMDRIGFSLSAWLQLLTLIFCGNLIGNLASGALGNRIGYRTTVIWMGAIGTAATILLLYYVPLLYPGNFLVASLVGLAYGITLGGFVPLSALMPTVIPHNKAGALSVLSLGAGASTWVGPAIVAVFLGSVGLEGIMWIFAGLYVASAILAMMIPEANPQQQQGKLAVSH
- a CDS encoding CCA tRNA nucleotidyltransferase, which translates into the protein MTSVAGETWFQDKALKRVMALLNADGGEGRVAGGAVRNALMGLAVADVDIATTLRPDIVVERAKASGIKAVPTGIEHGTVTLVVDGRGFEVTTLRRDIETNGRHAVVEFGTDWKADAERRDLTINALYADAAGEVIDLIEGLKDIETHTVRFIGDASQRIAEDHLRILRFFRFFAYYGSGRPDADGLRACARAKDRLSSLSAERVWSETKKLFSAPDPSRALLWMRQAGVLAAILPETEKWGIDAIHGLVAAEAALGWKADPLLRLAAIVPPDVERLEALSKRLRLSNADALRLAQSAATPVPPDEVTDVGFARLLYRHGREGMVFRLKLALSSARAAAEGDPLAMRRSARLFQLLAAADKYQKPVFPLSGQDVISAGVPAGKRVGDILKQLEEFWIGRNFLPERPELAARLADMVGSGE
- a CDS encoding DUF1059 domain-containing protein, which produces MRLFECGSLVPGCQWHTRAEDDAEVTRRAVEHMRRDHGEQIIRENMVENIKARIRNEENAAA